cccaggctggagtgcagtggccggatctcagctcactgcaagctccgcctcccgggttcacgccattctccggcctcagcctcccgagtagctgggactacaggcgcccgccacctcgcccggctagttttttgtatttcttaatagagacggggtttcaccgtgttagccaggatggtctcgatctcctgacctcgtgatccgcccgtctcggcctcccaaagtgctgggattacaggcttgagccaccgcgcccggccagaattttcttaattcttaaatttgtttctgaaaaCCTCTTATTGAATGTAACATAAATATAGGAAAGTGCACAAATCATAAGTGCcagtttgatgaattttcacaactGCATGACACCCATGATATCATTATCCAGATCGAGAAAGAATACTTTCCCAGCTCCCAGAAGCCCACTGGGGCCCCCTTCGAGGCCCCTCCCGTAGCCCACCCTACCTACAAGGCTGTCCTGATTCCTAATGCCAAACATGAGTTTTTGTCTTTTCGTCACATAAATGGACAGCATGGTGAGCGTCACTCACGCTGCAGCAGGTGGCAGCAGCCTGCTCCCCGTCTCTGGTGCTGCAGAATATTCCGTCCTTGACAATCCCACAGCGTGTTTCTCTGTTCTACTGCTGGTAGACATCAAGTACACTAATGTTCAAAGGAAACTTTACACAATTGAAGTACAGGAATACCAGTATCCCTTGCCATCAATAGAaaacgtggccgggcgcggtggctcatgcctgtaatcccagcactttgggcggccaagatggacagatcgcttgagcccaggagttcaagactagcctgggcaacatggcaaaaccctgtctctacaagaaaatacaaaacttagccaggcatggtgatgtgtgcctatagtcccagctacttgggaggctgaggcaagaggatctcttgagccccagagtcacttgaggctgcggtgagccgtaATCatagcactgcattccagcttaggtgagagagcaagaccttgtctaaagaagaaaagaaaagaggaaagaaaacgctagctcttcagttttctctttttttttttttttttttctcactctgtcgccttgccctgtctcacaggctggagtgcagtggtgcagtcttggctcactgcaagctccacctctcaggttcacaccattctcctgcccaagcctcccaagtagctgggactacaggtacccgccaccacgcccagctaattttttgtatttttagtagagacagggtttcaccgcattagccagatggtcttgatctcctgacctcgtgatccacccgcctcggcctcccaaagtgctgggattacaggcgtgagccatcgcgcccagcagCTCTTCAGTTTTCTAGCTCATGTTAGAATGAATATTAAAGTACACACCTTCCCTCTGTGTGCCCCCCGAAGTCAGAGGCTCCCTCCCCCAGGGAGATGTTGGGCTGAAGTGGATGGAGCCCAGAGCACAACTCCCAGCTGGCGCCTGGAGCACTATGGTGCACCTCGCTGTCTGCAGCTGTGAATGTGGGCAGAGACCTGCAGCCTAGGTAGGGTCTGGCTGTGGTGGCCAGCAGACCTGGATTCAAACTCGGCCTCTCTGCTCCTTGGCTGAGTGGCCCTGGGCAGGTTGCTTATGggctctgagccttagtttcctggTCAGTGAAATGGTCATTAGCAGCTCTCCCCATCCCTCCGTCCCCACTTGTATTGGGAGAATGGAAGGGGGTAAAGCCTAGAGAAGCTCCTCAAGTCCTCCCTAAGCATTCCCCAGGGCACAGCCCTTTATAATTTACAGAAGCCTGTCCCATGCCTGaactaattttcattttgcagttgAAAAAGCCAAGGCGCTAGCAGCCCCTTCAACACAACCGTCCTCATGGCACCATATGCCTGTCTGTCCAGCCTGGCCGCCCCGTTCCTGCCAGGCTTAGCCtctgtgtgtccccaccccaccctaacCTGGCACCTTCAAGGACCTCCGAGCTCAGGAGAATGACCACCGAGCGGCCCAGGGCTGCTGGCCTTCTAGAGGCGCAGCTGCGTGGGCCTCCTGCCATCTGAACTACAAAGCCTGTTTCTTGCCATAGGAGAAGAAACCAAAGCTCACACCTAGCAAGGTGGCGTCCCTGTCTGAGAGCTACCTCGACCAGACCTCTTTAGCCTCCAGCATGAGCTGTAAGTCCCTGGGGCTCCCGCCAGgcctcaggaagctaaggcagcaGGGTGGTCAAAGGTCAGGGGTCGAAGAACGCTGGCCTAGGTGTGAGTTTGGCTCTGCTGCTGACAGCTGGGTGGCCTGGGGCGAGTGGCTCTACAGCGGGAGTAACACTCTTGCTGGGCCTGCCGAGGACTCAGCGGGCAGTGCCCAACACGGGcagggaggccgaggcttgcTCCAGGCCCTTCATGATAGCTGCTACTCTGCTCTCATCCCCTCCCAGCCCTGTCCCTGAAAAAAGCCCACAAACCTTGTGCATGGCCAGGAGGCTTTTAGCCCCAGTTCCTTGGGGCCCCAGCCTGGAGGAGACAGAAGTGAAGAACGGGGAGGCTGCTCCTCAGAGGCCCCAGGGCGGGTGTGTGCAGTCCTCGGTGGGGAGGGGAGTGGCAGGGCCCAGGCCCCTTCTTCATTTCGTGCATCCAGCAAACCCACCGAGTGCCCTGGGCCAGGCCTGTGCTCAACACTGGGCACAGGGATGACTGGCATAGTCCTTGCCCTGGGACATGAGCTCTAAGCTCCAACAGGAAGAAGGCTCCCAGGTGACCCGACAGCCAGGAAACAGGGCAGACACAGTGCAGGGGAAGCTGGGGCTGTGGGTGCATTTAGCGCCTTTTAGTGGGGACAAGGATGGAAGGGCAGGAGGGTGCCAGGCAGGGGGATGCAGGGGCCCTGCTGGGGCTGTCTGCTGCAACAGGAGCAGAGGGTAGGGGCAGCCATAGAGCAGAGGCCTGGGACTGGGAGAAGGGGGCTCTTAGGCATCTCCCCCATCTCACAGCCCCACCCCTCAGGGTCTGGGGCGCTGGGGGGCTGGGCGGGGGTGATCTGCAGGTCTTTCCCTTTGGCAATGTGAAGCCTCAGGGCCACAGGCCAGTGTGAAATTGGGAAGCCCCTTTTCCCGGAGCTGTCCAGGGCAGGTGCGGCAGGCCTGATGGGTGCTCTTGGCACACCCTTCCCAGTCAGGACCACATGCACCTCAGAGACTGAGACGTCGGCTATCTGCCAGGAATACAGGAGCACCTCAGCCACCGCCATGACATTCTCTGACTCATCACTGCTGAAGACGCAATCCTCAGACTCTGGGAACAACAGGGAGGCATTGAGCCATGGTCCCAGAAAAATCAAGGACATCCAGGGCCAGAGGCAGAGCCTTAGCAAGACCCAGGCCACCCAGAGCCAGAGGCAGAACTTCAGCAAGACCAAGGCCGCCGTACACAGGAGGAACTCCAGCAAGACCCAGGCCACCCAGGGCCAAGGGCAGCGCTCCAGCAAGACTGAGGCCACTCAGGGCCAGAGGCAGAGCTCCAGCGAGACCGAGACCTCCCAGGGCCCAAGGCAGGAGCCCAGCAAGACCAAGACCACCCGGAGCCCAAGGCAGAGGCCCCGAAAGGTCAAGGCTGCTCGTGGCCGGAGCTGGAGACCCAGCAAGCTTGATGCCACCCAGGGCCGAAGCAGGGGACTGCTCCGAAGTTCCACCAAGACTGAGGCTTTCTATGACTCAAACTGGAGCCTCAGCAAGACTGAGGATGTTCAAGGCCAGGGCCAGAGAACCAGCAAGGCTGAGGCTGCCCAGGGCAAGAGCCAGGGCATGAGCTCAACTTCCAGCAAGGCTGAGTCCACCTGGGGACCCAGCCCGAGTGTCAGCAAAACTGAGGTTGGTCAGGACCTCACCTACTACGAAGCTCTCTGAAGGGACCATCTAGCCCCTCACTTCTTGCTAGGGAGGGGAGCAGTTCTACTCACCCCCCAGCACTGGCACTGAGCCAGCTGCCTCCTTCCAGAGCAATTAAAAGTCTTAGCAAACAGTCCTCTGGTCCCATAGCTGAGTTTATTATACTTGTTCTcttcttttacaaaattaaaaacttctaaaaCCAGGCCCAAGTGGCAGCTTGAGTCCCTCCATTTATAGAAACCAAGAAGGCTCCACCTGGCTTGATGAAACGGACACAGGGtatggggtggaggggagggggcatGGTGCCCGACCAAGGAGGCAAGGGGCAAGGGTGGCAGACTGAGGAGGGAGCGCCGCCATGAGCCACAGTCCCTGAGTTATAATTCACAGTAAGAAGGCTCAGGCTGCAGGGGGAGGTCAAGGCTCAGTGAGGTTCTGGGGTGACCAGGGGTTTCCCTGGGGAAGGTGGCCAGGGCCAAGATGCTCTTGAGCCAGGTTAGAGGCCAGGGCCCTTCCCAGCCATCTGTCCCGTGGCCCAGCCGCCACTCCCTTCATCTCACTTGGTGCGCTGGGTTCCTGTGACAGAGGCCCCAGGCCTTTCCTGCATGGCCTGGCCATTAGAGGGGCCAAGGATACCACCCGGGGAGTCAGAGAAAGAAGGAGATTCGGGAGGCCACGGTCTTGCAGCCATTGGAGGAGAAGAGCTGCTCGTCCTCAGGGAAGAAGGTGGTGCTGTCCAGCACAGCCTGGACAACCTCATCCCTCGGCTCCAGGCCCAGCTGGGCCAGCTCGTTGAGCACGCAGTGCCGGACGTGGTGCCGCTGCAGTGGGAGGAAGGGCACCACTGCGTCTAGGAGGCGCTCTTCCATGATGCCCGAGTGTGAGAAGCCATCTGCAGGaagggcaggtggggagggggccTTGTGCTTCACAAGAGGAGAGAAGCTGGCCCCCAACCCCCAGGGGCAGGACGGAAGATGCTGGCCTCAGTCCCCTCAGCCGCCTTCTGGGTGTAGGACTCAGGGCCTGTAAGGctgacccaaggtcacagagctgggagTGCCAAAGCCGGGCTCAGAACTAGCAGGTCAGTGGGCAAAGCATGAGACCCCGGGAAAGCCTGGCCCCTGGGTGTGGGGTGAAGCCACCCGGGGAGGGCTGCTGAGCCAGACTCACGGTGTGGGTTATCCAGCACGGCGCGGGAGATGACTGGCTCCAGCTCCTGCAGGAGGATCTCCTCGCGGTCCCGGCGGCTGCGCCACGCCTCCAGTGCCACCTGGTTGATCTGCTCGCCACCCGTGTTGCTAAAACCATGGGGGACCCAGGCTGAGACTCAGACGAGGACTAGCGCAGGGCAGGATTGGACCCTCGCCTCCCCGCTGCCACCTGACAGGAGCACAGCCCGGTGCAGGTTGAGGAGCCAACCCCACTGAAAACGTTCCACTTCCCCCTCCATGGTGTCCATATCCACGGCCCCTGCAATTCACCTACACATGCCAtgtactttacagtttacaaaacgCTTTTGGGTCCCTCAACTGACTTTCCCTCACTAAACTTCCAGGAAGGTATCGGGGCATCATTATTGGCCCCGCTGTTCAGAAGCAgagacagaggctcagagaggcggAGCCATGCTGCCTGAGGAAACGCAGCAAGGATTCTGAGAGCTGGGACTAAAGGACAAGAACTCTGTTCCTGTTTGCCCCAGGCCTGTGTCCTCCTCACCACAAAAGAGGGAAAACTTCTCGACCTGGCAGGGCTTCCACAAGGAAGTGGTGATCAAAAAGACTGAGCCCAGAACGGGCTGAGAGTGTCCAAAGGGAATCAACCAGGCGGAATGACAATGTCATCTCTGAGAGGGTGGGGGGCACTGGGAAAGCCCAGCTAAGCCCACGGGGAATTGGATTCTGCTGGGAGCACAGGCCAAGAGCTGTAGAGCTGAACCTCTGCGAAGTGACCCCCCACCGTGCCCGCTGCAAAGCCGGGCCCCACctgatgaagatgaagatggcTTTGCGATAGTTGGTCCCATATACAACCCAGGAGGAGCCCAGGAAAGGCCGCAGGACTTCCATCAGGCCTGGGGGCATCTTGTCCATCTCATCGAAGAGGAAGAGGGAGCGGCCACAGGCAGTGAGGTTCCCTTGGACCCAGCTCTTAAGATCCTTCTGTAGGGGAGAGACAGGAGTTCCAGGCGGGGCTGGAGAaactcccccaaccccagaccTCTTCCCAAACCAAAAACTAACCTCCTTTCTAGGGAGATGTGGTCTCCCAGAGAGCACCAACCTCTTAGTGAGACTGATGGTGAAACTGTATCCCAGAGAGGGGCAgagacttgcccaaagccacacagccgGTCAGCAGCAGAACAGGGACTCAAACCCAAGCCTCCCACTTCCCTGTTCAGGGCTCCTTGCACGACACCTGCTGCTTTCTATAAAAGAGGAAGGCTCCTTCCCGCTCCCTGAAACTACACAGCAGTGTTGACAGCTGAAACTGATCAGCCTGGAGGGTACCTTGCAATCAACAACAGTAGTAGCAAGAGCTAGTATTTCCCGATGCTTACTCTGAGCCACAAATTGGGGCTGATTTCCAGCAAGACAACAGTGCACATTATCTGACAAACACAGGTGCTCCATAAATAATATCTGCAATGATATAATCTCATGtccctcacaacaaccctggcACGTAGGTACTGCCAGGTTCCTTACTGCCCCAAGGAATCAAAGTACTCCCTGCCAGGTAGAATGGCACCTTCCCAAGTTCTGTGCAGGATGGGTCCTGAGGGCTGGGGCTGCAGCCGGCTGTGTGGCCTGGAGCAGGTGACTCCCCTGTCTGGGCTCAGGACTTACTCCCTAGGGTGGCACCCCATGGTGAGGAGAACAGTGGTCAAGGACGCATCCAGCCTACCTTGTAGCGCTCGatgtggctggggtgggggaagtggatGACGGGAGAAAAGTGGTGCACGCGGGGGCTGCGGAGGCCGCCCTGGAAGAGGTAGTGCGCCAGCAGGGAGCTGACATAGGATTTGCCGGTGCCGGTCCAGCCGTGCAGGGAGAGGACCAGCGGCTTGGTGGGGGCAGGGTCGCGCACAAAGGCCTTCAGCGCCTTCACCACCAGCGCCTTGGCTAGATGCTGGCCGGCCAGGTGCTGAGCCAGGTCACACTCCAGACCTAGGGCCACAGGAGGATGGTGAGGACACATCCCACCAAGGCAGAGGTTCAAGGGGAACGTCATGTCTGGAACCTGGTCTGGAACGTCATGTCTGGACTCCTGTGTCCTTACGTTTGTCCAAGCTGTCTATGCACATGGCACGGGGACCTTGGGGTCTGTGGCGGAAAAAAGCCACCTTCGGGCCTGATTCAGCTCGGCAGCGCCCCCACCAGGCAGTCATCTAGATTGCACTCAACCCTAAATGCGAGCTGTCAACGAGGTCAGCCCCAGCCCCGGCCATCCCCACGGTGCTCTTCTCCCTTGACGGCCAGGCCATTCCGGGGAGGCCCAAGATCTCCCCAAAAGGGCTCTGCTGGCTGAGGCCTCTCTCCAGGTTGGCAGGGCCTCCTGGACCTCAACGGGTACCCTCCACCCTCGCAAGTCTGCCGGCCCCGCCCCCCGGTCCCACCCTCTGAGTCCTCGGCGGCTCTGGCCGGGGCCAGCCGGGCTCCCAGCGCGCCCGCGTCCGCCCGCCCCACGCTCCGGGCTCCCTGGCGCCTCACCCGGCAAGTCGGGCCGGAAGTCGCATTCGCAAAAGGCGCCCAAGTTGCAGCGCAGGGAAGTCAGGTCCCAGGCGGCGGCCGCGGCCGAGACCAGCCCGAACAGCCCGAGGAGCGAGCCCCAGGGCCGGCAGCTGCGCGTCACAGCCGCCATCCGGGTGAGGCCCGAGCTCTGTGTGGAGCAGCCAACTGCCTCGCCCGGGAACTGCAACTCCCGGCGTGCAGCGCTCCGCAGCAGCCACGCCCATCGCCTACAACTCCCGACACCCCTCTCCCCGTCTCAAAGGCAGGCCCAGTCTTTCCGCAGCAGGACCAGAAGGTGGCCTCCAGGGGGAACCCGCGAACCGTCCAATCCGGGACGGCGGGCCGCGTTTCCATGGCCACGGTAACTAGGGGACCATCGTAGTAactcagaaagaataaataaaggatTATGACCACAAAGGGCGACGTAACAATTACAGCAAAAACTTGTGCGGAACCTTACACCTTGCAAAGCGCCTTTCCCatgctccttttttcttttatgtgacaAAAGTGCCCTTGCTAACAGTTTTTggtgagcacttactctgtgccattAGTGCTAAATGTCTATATAACTTATAATATGGTAATAGTATCTGCTATCCAGAGAAATGGTGGTGTTTCAATGAGATAAAGGCACACAAATTGTTTGGCTCTGAAAGTGATCAATAAATGATTATCAACATTCCGTTGTGTATGAAACAGGACTGTCCCTCACCTAGCAGCAACTGTGGCCAAATGCTTGGCATCAGTTCTAGGagatgggttttgttgttgtccCCATGTTAATAAGGAGGCATTTGGGACCGAAGAGGTTAAGCCTTTTACTcaatgtcacacagctggtaaacaATAGAACTAAACCCAAGTCTGGCTGCTGCCAGAGCCCTAGTGCGCGGTTGCATGTTATCAGCCTCTCTTGGTCAAAAGATTCAGAAGGCAAAGGACTCCAGACGTTTGAGGTTCAGCGCACAGGATTCCCAGGCCTCCAGCTTGGCCTGGATTCGTTTTGATCCCTGTTgcccacctccccctcccactGGAGTAAGGGAACCAAGACAACAGCCTTCATGGCCCACCTCAAAGACCCtgtcccggccgggcgcggtggctcaagcctgtaatcccagcactttgggaggccgagacgggcggatcacgaggtcaggagatcgagaccatcctggctgggccGACGTGTGAAAACTCctttcctactaaaaatacaaaactagccggctgCAAGGGCGTAcgctcagtcccagctactcgctgggaggctgaggcaggagaatgcatggaacccGGAGCATGAGCTTGCAGCAGCTGGAGATCCGGCCATCGTGACTCCAGCCC
Above is a window of Papio anubis isolate 15944 chromosome 13, Panubis1.0, whole genome shotgun sequence DNA encoding:
- the TOR2A gene encoding prosalusin isoform X1, which codes for MAAVTRSCRPWGSLLGLFGLVSAAAAAWDLTSLRCNLGAFCECDFRPDLPGLECDLAQHLAGQHLAKALVVKALKAFVRDPAPTKPLVLSLHGWTGTGKSYVSSLLAHYLFQGGLRSPRVHHFSPVIHFPHPSHIERYKKDLKSWVQGNLTACGRSLFLFDEMDKMPPGLMEVLRPFLGSSWVVYGTNYRKAIFIFISNTGGEQINQVALEAWRSRRDREEILLQELEPVISRAVLDNPHHGFSHSGIMEERLLDAVVPFLPLQRHHVRHCVLNELAQLGLEPRDEVVQAVLDSTTFFPEDEQLFSSNGCKTVASRISFFL
- the TOR2A gene encoding prosalusin isoform X2 is translated as MDKMPPGLMEVLRPFLGSSWVVYGTNYRKAIFIFISNTGGEQINQVALEAWRSRRDREEILLQELEPVISRAVLDNPHHGFSHSGIMEERLLDAVVPFLPLQRHHVRHCVLNELAQLGLEPRDEVVQAVLDSTTFFPEDEQLFSSNGCKTVASRISFFL
- the TOR2A gene encoding prosalusin isoform X3; translated protein: MAAVTRSCRPWGSLLGLFGLVSAAAAAWDLTSLRCNLGAFCECDFRPDLPGLECDLAQHLAGQHLAKALVVKALKAFVRDPAPTKPLVLSLHGWTGTGKSYVSSLLAHYLFQGGLRSPRVHHFSPVIHFPHPSHIERYKKDLKSWVQGNLTACGRSLFLFDEMDKMPPGLMEVLRPFLGSSWVVYGTNYRKAIFIFIRWLLTLGHHGRAPPRRSGALPPTAAAPRPALRAQRAGPAGPGAEG